A genomic window from Populus nigra chromosome 7, ddPopNigr1.1, whole genome shotgun sequence includes:
- the LOC133698143 gene encoding cytokinin riboside 5'-monophosphate phosphoribohydrolase LOG5-like, with protein MEGKTVKPSRFKSVCVFCGSSTGKRNCYRDAAIELAQELVAKRLDLVYGGGSIGLMGLVSQAVHRGGGNVLGIIPRTLMSKEITGETVGEVKPVADMHQRKAEMARNSDCFIALPGGYGTLEELLEVITWAQLGIHDKPVGLLNVDGYYNYLLTFIDKAVDDGFIKPSQRNIIVSAPSAKELVQKLEEYVPVHDGVIAKASWEIEQQQSPQQHQQQVGFNTTTLQTEVAL; from the exons ATGGAGGGGAAAACAGTGAAACCTTCAAGATTCAAAAGTGTTTGTGTGTTTTGTGGTAGCAGTACTGGGAAAAGAAACTGCTACAGAGATGCTGCCATTGAACTAGCCCAAGAGCTG GTGGCGAAAAGGTTGGATCTTGTGTATGGAGGTGGAAGCATTGGACTAATGGGTTTGGTTTCTCAAGCAGTTCATAGAGGTGGAGGCAATGTTCTTGG GATCATACCAAGGACTTTGATGAGTAAAGAG ATCACAGGAGAAACAGTTGGAGAGGTTAAACCAGTAGCCGACATGCACCAAAGAAAGGCAGAAATGGCCCGCAATTCTGATTGTTTTATAGCCCTACCAG GTGGCTATGGCACTCTGGAGGAATTATTAGAAGTGATTACTTGGGCTCAGTTAGGCATCCATGACAAACCT GTGGGTTTGCTCAACGTTGATGGTTACTACAATTATCTTCTGACTTTCATTGACAAAGCCGTGGATGATGGCTTTATCAAGCCTTCCCAACGAAACATCATTGTCTCTGCACCAAGTGCCAAAGAACTCGTTCAAAAACTTGAG gaGTACGTGCCTGTGCATGATGGAGTTATAGCCAAGGCAAGCTGGGAGATTGAGCAGCAGCAATCACCACAGCAACACCAACAACAGGTGGGGTTCAATACTACAACTTTGCAGACTGAAGTCGCTCTATAA
- the LOC133698826 gene encoding expansin-like A2 has protein sequence MAIFICFLFLAISYATACDRCVHQSKVAYFSRASALSSGACGYGSMATGFNSGHLAAAVSSLYKDGSGCGACFQIRCKDTTVCSREGTRVIVTDLNRNNQTDFVLSSRAFMAMANKDMGRNILKQGIVEVEYKRVPCEYKNQNMAVRVEESSKNSNYLAIKLLYQGGQTEVVAIDFAKVGSSNWGFMSRNYGAVWDSDRVPSGALQFRFVITAGFDGKWIWARNVLPEDWKPGMTYDSGVQITDIAQEGCSPCDDGIWK, from the exons ATGGCTAtctttatttgctttcttttcctgGCTATCTCCTATGCTACTGCTTGTGATCGATGTGTCCACCAATCTAAGGTCGCATATTTCTCCAGAGCCTCAGCACTCTCAT CTGGGGCTTGTGGATATGGTTCCATGGCGACAGGATTTAACAGTGGACACCTCGCAGCTGCTGTTTCTTCCCTTTATAAAGATGGATCTGGATGTGGTGCTTGTTTTCAG ATAAGATGCAAAGACACAACTGTATGCAGTAGAGAAGGGACTAGAGTGATTGTGACTGATCTCAATCGCAATAACCAGACTGACTTTGTTCTTAGCAGCAGAGCCTTCATGGCCATGGCCAACAAGGATATGGGTCGGAACATCTTGAAACAAGGGATTGTGGAAGTGGAATACAAGAG GGTACCTTGTGAATACAAAAACCAGAATATGGCTGTCCGAGTAGAAGAATCAAGCAAAAACTCAAATTACTTGGCCATTAAATTGTTGTATCAAGGTGGTCAGACAGAAGTGGTAGCTATTGACTTTGCCAAG GTTGGTTCTTCGAACTGGGGTTTCATGAGCCGGAACTATGGGGCAGTGTGGGACTCGGACAGAGTTCCATCAGGGGCACTTCAATTCAGATTCGTGATAACAGCTGGATTTGATGGGAAATGGATTTGGGCTCGGAATGTCCTGCCTGAAGATTGGAAGCCCGGGATGACATACGATTCAGGAGTCCAGATCACCGATATTGCACAAGAGGGTTGCTCTCCATGTGACGATGGGATTTGGAAATGA